The following coding sequences are from one Lolium rigidum isolate FL_2022 chromosome 6, APGP_CSIRO_Lrig_0.1, whole genome shotgun sequence window:
- the LOC124667300 gene encoding cysteine-rich receptor-like protein kinase 26, with the protein MYGESNKYDSLESILHDQCSKPRALPLQFLKEITDNFSYERVLGEGGTGMVYKGVLQSGEMIAVKRLEPSMVCAQSLFENEIHHLMMLNHQNIVQFMGYCYETKKLYENYEGKMIFAESSEMLLCLGYLPKGSLDGYLSDGSSELDWHTRYKIIQGICNGLHYLHEKIDKSILHLDLKPGNVLLDHNLAPKISDFGLSRLLDHHQTISSPNRVGTFGYMAPEYVHEGTITPKSDIFSLGVIIMELIMGNRNYPSVTGTSSEGFTDLELKKWSKTLEKAQGYTKLEVDCQQIKRCIQIGLICVNPDWTKRPTTTKIIEMLEGLEISDCSKSSEATSSADQVRSIKSNAFVEDVLFFTLSCSFRK; encoded by the exons ATGTACGGCGAGTCTAACAAATATGATAGCCTGGAGAGCATACTGCATGATCAATGTTCAAAACCACGCGCTCTACCATTGCAGTTTTTGAAAGAGATCACAGATAACTTCTCGTATGAGCGAGTACTTGGTGAAGGTGGTACTGGCATGGTATACAAG GGTGTACTACAAAGTGGGGAAATGATAGCTGTGAAGAGGCTAGAACCATCAATGGTGTGCGCTCAGAGCTTATTTgagaatgagattcatcatcttatGATGCTTAATCACCAAAATATTGTTCAATTTATGGGTTACTGCTATGAAACAAAGAAGTTATACGAAAATTACGAAGGGAAGATGATTTTTGCCGAGAGCTCAGAAATGTTGCTCTGCTTGGGGTATCTCCCTAAAGGAAGCCTTGATGGGTATCTTTCCG ATGGATCCTCTGAACTTGATTGGCACACGCGGTACAAGATAATTCAGGGGATTTGCAATGGTTTGCACTACCTTCATGAGAAAATTGATAAGTCTATTCTTCACTTGGACCTAAAGCCTGGGAATGTATTACTTGATCACAATTTGGCACCGAAAATTTCTGATTTTGGGCTGTCCAGACTGCTTGATCATCATCAAACTATTTCTAGTCCAAATCGTGTTGGTACATT TGGCTACATGGCACCGGAATACGTCCATGAAGGTACAATCACACCTAAGTCAGACATATTCAGCCTGGGTGTGATAATCATGGAGCTAATAATGGGAAACAGGAACTACCCAAGTGTTACTGGAACATCTTCAGAGGGCTTTACTGATCTT GAACTTAAAAAATGGAGTAAGACGCTAGAGAAAGCACAGGGTTACACAAAGTTAGAAGTAGATTGCCAACAAATAAAAAGATGCATTCAGATAGGTCTAATATGCGTGAATCCTGACTGGACCAAAAGAcctacaacaacaaaaattatcGAGATGCTTGAAGGATTGGAAATTTCGGATTGTAGCAAAAGCAGTGAGGCAACCTCATCAGCAGATCAGGTACGCTCTATCAAGAGTAATGCATTTGTGGAAGATGTGCTATTTTtcactctttcttgttcttttagaAAATAA